The following are encoded in a window of Streptomyces caniferus genomic DNA:
- a CDS encoding ATP-binding protein gives MTAATYQYVDLPDASVVTTRALLTARENIADTVAARAMMCIHGGAGFGKTLAVNTCLHELEPVEDVRRVTFRARPTARAVRYELFTALDLAGEPPRHPSEFDRLLKTALAERPRTFLVDEAQWLNGEAFEYFRYLWDEPATQLAVIFVGGEGCHTVLRREPMLSSRIFIWQHFTRLTPSEVLDVIPLFHPVWADADPEDITFADSHAAHGNFRAWAQLTAHTRTALARTGRARVDQELLRRAFSRLA, from the coding sequence GTGACCGCGGCCACTTACCAGTACGTCGACCTGCCCGATGCGTCCGTGGTCACCACCCGGGCCCTGCTCACCGCCCGGGAGAACATCGCCGACACCGTCGCCGCGCGCGCCATGATGTGCATCCACGGTGGCGCCGGCTTTGGCAAGACTCTCGCGGTCAACACGTGCCTGCACGAACTCGAACCCGTAGAGGACGTCCGACGGGTCACCTTCCGGGCCCGTCCCACGGCCCGCGCGGTGCGCTACGAGCTGTTCACCGCTCTCGATCTGGCCGGTGAACCGCCGCGCCACCCCAGCGAGTTCGACCGGCTGCTGAAGACGGCCCTGGCCGAGCGCCCCCGCACGTTCCTCGTGGACGAGGCCCAGTGGCTCAACGGGGAGGCGTTCGAATACTTCCGCTACCTGTGGGACGAACCCGCCACTCAGCTCGCGGTCATCTTCGTCGGCGGGGAGGGCTGCCACACCGTGCTGCGCCGTGAACCGATGCTCTCCTCCCGCATCTTCATCTGGCAGCACTTCACCCGACTTACCCCCAGCGAGGTCCTCGACGTCATCCCTCTGTTCCACCCGGTCTGGGCCGACGCTGATCCTGAGGACATCACCTTCGCCGACAGCCACGCCGCGCACGGCAACTTCCGCGCCTGGGCCCAGCTGACCGCCCACACCCGCACCGCACTGGCCCGCACCGGCCGCGCCCGCGTCGACCAGGAGCTGCTGCGTCGGGCCTTCAGCCGCCTCGCCTGA